One region of Streptococcus salivarius genomic DNA includes:
- a CDS encoding DUF4300 family protein: MRIKFPLLIIACCLLLMACGHKNTQKNYQAYYSFNNVTSSTQEKQLAKALKSKGIPTKDWDNLAPYISRYNQENTNLQPVVKNWTKSKIGKDQNQFVTFLNEKTFEDNKSHFTNDLNCRRTSFLLLHDLITSSEDLTKLDLPLQNEFIDLKSRHKELTAKDQALYSLLFGDNISYQSTDDLLKAWKKAGLKFPEKVKLLSVFQNSPGDVSNFHTAIAYEKDGSIYVFEKQDPTLPYRWSRFNNWADIKTHWLSNRFKVFKNNVDILVNDQKFDDFLENALFIPQNNQLAPQDK; this comes from the coding sequence ATGCGTATCAAATTCCCTCTACTAATCATTGCTTGCTGCCTATTACTTATGGCTTGTGGCCACAAGAATACTCAGAAAAACTATCAAGCTTACTATAGTTTTAACAATGTGACGTCTTCCACTCAGGAAAAACAACTAGCAAAAGCCTTAAAAAGCAAGGGCATCCCGACAAAAGACTGGGACAATCTAGCCCCTTATATTAGTCGTTACAATCAGGAAAATACAAACCTCCAACCAGTTGTCAAAAATTGGACCAAAAGTAAAATCGGCAAGGATCAAAATCAATTCGTCACCTTCCTTAATGAAAAAACTTTCGAAGATAACAAATCACATTTTACTAATGACTTAAACTGCCGACGAACATCATTCCTCCTTCTTCATGATCTTATTACAAGTTCAGAGGACCTCACCAAATTGGACCTCCCCCTTCAAAACGAATTTATAGATCTTAAGTCACGCCACAAAGAGCTAACTGCCAAGGATCAAGCTCTCTATAGTCTCCTCTTTGGGGATAATATCAGCTATCAGTCTACAGATGATCTTCTTAAAGCTTGGAAAAAAGCTGGACTCAAGTTCCCAGAAAAGGTTAAACTCCTCTCTGTCTTTCAAAATAGCCCTGGTGATGTCAGCAATTTCCACACGGCTATAGCTTATGAAAAAGATGGCAGTATCTATGTCTTTGAAAAACAGGACCCCACACTTCCTTACAGGTGGAGCCGCTTCAATAATTGGGCAGATATCAAAACACATTGGTTATCCAATCGCTTCAAAGTCTTCAAAAATAATGTTGATATCCTCGTTAACGACCAAAAATTTGATGATTTCTTAGAAAACGCCCTCTTTATACCACAAAACAACCAACTAGCTCCTCAAGACAAATGA
- the rpsR gene encoding 30S ribosomal protein S18: MAQQRRGGFKRRKKVDYIAANKIEYVDYKDTELLSRFVSERGKILPRRVTGTSAKNQRKVTTAIKRARVMALMPYVNED; encoded by the coding sequence ATGGCTCAACAACGTCGTGGCGGATTCAAACGCCGTAAAAAAGTTGATTACATCGCAGCTAACAAAATCGAATATGTTGATTACAAAGATACTGAGCTTCTTAGCCGTTTCGTTTCAGAACGTGGTAAAATTCTTCCACGTCGTGTAACAGGAACTTCAGCTAAAAACCAACGTAAAGTAACAACAGCGATTAAACGCGCTCGCGTTATGGCACTTATGCCTTACGTAAACGAAGACTAA
- a CDS encoding single-stranded DNA-binding protein, with product MINNVVLVGRMTRDAELRYTPSNVAVATFSLAVNRNFKGANGERETDFINCVIWRQQAENLANWAKKGALIGITGRIQTRNYENQQGQRVYVTEVVADNFQMLESRAAREGHSGGSYNAGGFDNSNSFGGGASTGGSFGGSQPAQSTPNFGRDESPFGNSNPMDISDDDLPF from the coding sequence ATGATTAATAATGTCGTACTCGTTGGTCGCATGACCCGTGATGCGGAACTTCGTTATACACCAAGTAATGTTGCAGTTGCTACATTCAGTCTTGCAGTTAATCGTAACTTCAAGGGTGCTAATGGTGAACGTGAAACTGACTTTATTAACTGTGTTATCTGGCGCCAGCAAGCTGAAAATTTGGCTAACTGGGCTAAGAAAGGCGCATTGATTGGAATTACAGGTCGTATTCAGACTCGTAACTATGAAAATCAACAAGGTCAACGTGTATACGTAACTGAAGTTGTCGCTGATAATTTCCAAATGTTGGAAAGCCGTGCGGCACGTGAAGGTCACAGTGGTGGTTCTTACAACGCTGGAGGATTTGATAATTCAAATTCATTCGGTGGTGGAGCTTCAACTGGTGGTTCATTTGGTGGATCACAGCCTGCGCAATCTACACCAAACTTCGGTCGTGACGAGAGTCCATTTGGTAATTCAAACCCAATGGATATTTCAGATGACGATCTTCCATTCTAA
- the rpsF gene encoding 30S ribosomal protein S6: MAKYEILYIIRPNIEEEAKNALVARFDSILTDNGATVVESKDWEKRRLAYEIQDFREGLYHVVNVEANDDVALNEFDRLSKINGDILRHMIVKLDA; the protein is encoded by the coding sequence ATGGCTAAATACGAAATTCTTTATATCATTCGTCCAAACATTGAAGAAGAAGCTAAAAACGCTTTGGTAGCACGTTTCGATTCTATCTTGACTGACAACGGTGCAACTGTTGTTGAATCAAAAGATTGGGAAAAACGTCGTCTTGCATACGAAATCCAAGATTTCCGTGAAGGACTTTACCACGTTGTTAACGTTGAAGCAAACGACGATGTAGCTCTTAACGAGTTCGACCGTCTTTCAAAAATCAACGGTGACATTCTTCGTCACATGATCGTTAAACTTGACGCGTAA
- the mutY gene encoding A/G-specific adenine glycosylase, whose translation MLDLKEYGIVMWDAEKIASFRRTLLDWYDREKRDLPWRRTKNPYYIWVSEIMLQQTQVQTVIPYYERFLDWFPTVKDLAEATEEKLLKAWEGLGYYSRVRNMQKAAQQIMDDFNGQFPDTYENIAKLKGIGPYTAGAISSIAFGLPEPAVDGNVMRVMARLFEVNYDIGDAKNRKIFQAIMDILIDPDRPGDFNQALMDLGTDIESAKNPRPDESPIRFFCAAYLNGTYDKYPIKLPKKKPKPMQIQAFIIKNEKGEFLLEKNVEGRLLGGFWSFPIMETDFIGQQLSLFEKDDCILETVSQKAIFEENYALKPEWTSSYFTPVKHTFSHQKWTIEMVEGSVNDDKLTTDKELCWVAAEDFDQFPMATPQKKMIKTYKDSKKG comes from the coding sequence ATGTTAGATTTAAAAGAATACGGCATTGTCATGTGGGATGCTGAGAAAATCGCCTCTTTTCGTCGTACACTCCTGGACTGGTACGATCGAGAGAAACGAGACCTACCGTGGCGTAGAACTAAAAATCCCTACTATATCTGGGTTAGTGAAATCATGCTACAACAAACCCAGGTTCAGACTGTCATTCCCTATTACGAGCGCTTTTTAGACTGGTTCCCAACAGTTAAAGATTTGGCTGAAGCTACAGAAGAGAAGCTTCTCAAAGCTTGGGAAGGGCTAGGTTACTATTCACGTGTCCGAAACATGCAAAAGGCTGCTCAACAAATCATGGATGACTTTAATGGTCAGTTTCCAGATACTTATGAAAACATTGCCAAACTCAAGGGCATCGGACCCTATACTGCTGGTGCTATTTCCAGCATCGCTTTTGGACTCCCAGAACCCGCTGTTGATGGTAATGTTATGCGAGTCATGGCTCGTCTCTTTGAGGTTAACTACGATATCGGAGACGCCAAAAATCGTAAGATTTTCCAAGCAATTATGGACATTTTGATTGACCCTGACCGTCCAGGTGACTTTAATCAGGCGCTTATGGACCTTGGAACTGATATCGAATCAGCTAAAAATCCGAGACCAGACGAAAGCCCAATTCGCTTTTTCTGTGCAGCCTATCTCAACGGAACTTATGATAAATACCCCATAAAATTACCTAAGAAGAAGCCTAAACCTATGCAAATTCAAGCTTTTATTATCAAAAATGAAAAGGGAGAGTTTTTGCTCGAAAAAAATGTCGAGGGACGTCTACTAGGTGGTTTCTGGTCCTTCCCTATCATGGAAACGGACTTTATTGGTCAACAACTTAGTCTTTTTGAAAAGGACGATTGTATTCTCGAGACAGTCTCTCAAAAGGCTATTTTTGAGGAAAATTATGCCCTCAAACCAGAGTGGACGAGCAGTTATTTTACACCTGTAAAACATACCTTCAGCCACCAAAAATGGACCATCGAGATGGTAGAAGGTAGCGTTAATGACGACAAACTCACTACCGATAAGGAGCTATGCTGGGTAGCGGCTGAGGACTTCGACCAGTTCCCAATGGCCACACCACAGAAGAAAATGATTAAAACTTATAAAGACAGCAAAAAAGGATAG
- a CDS encoding DUF6608 family protein: MKKDKYKNLIFAYTVLYTFVTVLNSILYLYNGIYEDPSGNWHEIDRAIIVLIGVVAYALATELIIKPMVLRYAVSYIPTVLLAFFYVWSTSFRENLAQSAYMDIWINFTSMFVIFCIVHFIVYKCRKKKETMK, from the coding sequence ATGAAAAAGGATAAATATAAGAATTTGATTTTCGCATATACGGTTTTATATACATTTGTAACGGTGCTAAACAGCATTTTGTATTTATATAACGGAATATATGAGGATCCGAGCGGAAACTGGCACGAAATAGACAGAGCAATCATAGTTTTAATAGGTGTAGTGGCATATGCTCTGGCTACAGAGCTGATTATAAAGCCTATGGTTCTAAGATATGCAGTTTCGTACATACCGACAGTTTTGCTTGCATTTTTTTATGTATGGTCTACGAGCTTTAGAGAAAATTTAGCTCAGTCCGCGTATATGGACATCTGGATAAATTTCACGTCTATGTTCGTTATATTTTGTATAGTCCATTTTATTGTGTACAAATGTAGAAAAAAGAAAGAGACAATGAAGTAA